Proteins from a single region of Methanobacteriaceae archaeon:
- a CDS encoding 16S ribosomal RNA methyltransferase A has protein sequence MLAKETFSLLKKHGIRLDRRKGQNYLINNQILSRIIESAQLTDTDVVLEIGAGIGTLTIPIAEKVRKLVAVEQDQRIAHVLRERLNNLKISNVDVLEVDATKIEFPYFNKVVSNLPYQISSPITFKLLQYDFDFAILMYQWEFASRMIAQPGDSNYSRLSVMMNLCTQTELLFKVPPRAFIPPPKISSAVVKLTPQKNPPIDNFFVKTCRALFQHKKKKAGKALLQSFHEISDKKLDKSTIRGLISQIDTELIDERVFNLKGEEILIISNELKDALNALNH, from the coding sequence ATGTTGGCCAAAGAAACCTTCAGTCTATTAAAAAAACATGGAATACGTTTAGACCGGAGGAAAGGTCAAAATTACCTTATTAACAATCAAATTTTATCCCGTATTATTGAGAGTGCTCAGCTTACCGATACTGATGTTGTTCTGGAGATTGGGGCAGGCATAGGGACGTTAACCATCCCCATTGCTGAAAAGGTTCGTAAATTAGTGGCAGTTGAGCAGGATCAAAGGATCGCCCATGTTTTAAGGGAACGGCTTAATAACCTCAAAATTTCCAATGTGGATGTACTGGAGGTTGATGCCACCAAAATCGAATTCCCCTACTTTAACAAAGTTGTTTCCAACCTACCCTACCAGATTTCATCACCTATAACCTTCAAACTCCTTCAGTATGACTTTGATTTTGCTATTTTAATGTATCAGTGGGAATTCGCATCAAGGATGATTGCCCAACCAGGGGACTCGAATTATTCCCGTCTTTCAGTGATGATGAATCTCTGCACCCAGACTGAACTTCTTTTTAAAGTCCCTCCCCGGGCATTTATCCCCCCACCAAAAATATCATCAGCAGTAGTTAAATTAACACCCCAAAAGAACCCCCCTATTGATAATTTTTTTGTGAAGACTTGCAGAGCATTATTTCAACATAAGAAAAAGAAAGCAGGAAAGGCACTTTTGCAATCTTTTCACGAAATATCAGATAAAAAATTGGATAAAAGTACCATTCGCGGTTTAATATCTCAAATAGATACTGAATTAATTGATGAGCGTGTTTTTAATTTAAAAGGAGAAGAAATATTAATAATCTCTAATGAACTAAAAGATGCTTTAAATGCTTTAAATCATTGA
- a CDS encoding DUF655 domain-containing protein, with product MEDYAIILDYLPLGYVKDGANSYKRKPVAQAIGTEEFTLLELTPKERINLDIHEKVYIGAGKRDKIARVNRRLPFNKMTSTAKIELNYVIEEIIKEKEDKFVQFFNEAGPITTRLHQIELLPGIGKKHMWDIIEARKEAPFQDFEDIKKRVPMLSDPVKLIAKRIHLELEAAEDRKGKKKYILFTRPPKRKFS from the coding sequence ATGGAAGATTATGCTATTATATTAGATTATCTGCCTCTTGGTTATGTTAAGGATGGTGCTAACTCCTACAAACGTAAACCTGTTGCTCAGGCAATTGGAACTGAAGAATTCACCCTGTTAGAGCTAACACCCAAGGAAAGGATTAACCTGGACATTCATGAAAAGGTTTACATTGGTGCAGGTAAAAGAGATAAAATTGCCAGGGTTAACCGCAGATTACCCTTTAATAAAATGACTTCAACTGCTAAAATAGAGCTTAATTACGTTATTGAAGAAATTATCAAGGAAAAGGAAGATAAATTTGTTCAATTCTTTAATGAAGCTGGTCCCATAACCACCCGCCTACACCAGATTGAACTTTTACCCGGAATAGGTAAAAAACACATGTGGGACATTATAGAGGCCAGAAAGGAAGCTCCCTTTCAGGACTTTGAAGATATAAAAAAAAGAGTGCCCATGCTCTCTGATCCGGTTAAACTTATTGCTAAACGGATTCACTTGGAATTAGAAGCAGCTGAAGATAGGAAGGGTAAAAAGAAATACATCCTCTTTACCAGACCTCCCAAAAGAAAATTCAGCTAG
- a CDS encoding DNA-directed RNA polymerase subunit F, producing the protein MIGKKTLETDPIPLVQVKPLLEAREEAHELSYEQNLALDHVTKFSKISPENALKLVEELEEIIKKTQAVKIADLMPEDMDDMRLIFAKERGSHKKEEMEKILKIVDKYREES; encoded by the coding sequence ATGATTGGGAAAAAAACCCTCGAAACCGATCCTATCCCCCTTGTACAAGTCAAACCATTGTTAGAGGCCCGGGAAGAAGCTCATGAACTTAGTTATGAGCAGAATCTGGCCCTGGACCATGTCACCAAATTCTCCAAAATATCCCCTGAAAACGCTTTAAAGCTGGTTGAAGAACTGGAAGAGATTATCAAAAAGACCCAGGCCGTTAAAATAGCAGATTTAATGCCTGAAGATATGGATGACATGAGACTGATTTTTGCCAAGGAAAGAGGATCCCATAAAAAGGAAGAAATGGAAAAAATACTAAAAATTGTGGACAAATATCGGGAAGAATCTTAA
- a CDS encoding 50S ribosomal protein L21e produces the protein MTQRSRGFRSKTRYKLKKSLRTGRTNPITKKIQTFQENDLVHIIIDPSVHKGQPHPRFHGKTGKVAERRGRAYIVAINDGNKSKKLIIRPEHLKIQE, from the coding sequence ATGACTCAGAGATCAAGAGGTTTTAGAAGTAAAACAAGATACAAGCTTAAAAAGAGTTTAAGAACAGGTAGAACAAACCCCATTACCAAAAAAATCCAGACCTTCCAGGAAAATGATCTGGTTCACATCATAATCGACCCCAGTGTTCACAAAGGACAGCCACACCCACGTTTTCATGGTAAAACCGGGAAAGTTGCAGAAAGAAGAGGTCGAGCATATATTGTAGCAATTAATGATGGCAATAAGTCTAAAAAACTGATAATTCGTCCAGAACACCTGAAAATACAAGAGTGA
- a CDS encoding tRNA pseudouridine(54/55) synthase Pus10 has product MENFKDRSLKLISLTNGNICDHCLGRFFYQKVSGKDNEERGRYIKTQLASEAELPEKTGACYLCGDLFETLETIVEKVISEIDDSKIEFSTFLMGCRVPPKIIEKEKKLQEEIGFESESIKKEINRELGKQLEARLEKLVDFNNPNLVLMMDFTRDKVDLQINPLFLEGRYRKLIRGIPQTKWPCMKCKGSGCERCNFTGKMYPETVEELVAEKVLEATKGKESKFHGAGREDVDVRMLGSGRPFVLEIKEPKIRNLNLKELNDEINNHCQGKVEVLNLKMVNKDRRSGVKASTTETYKIYRALVEVEHEVDEEDLKILESLEIIKQRTPLRVSHRRTDKIRTREVKNIQTKKIDSNHFELIINCSGGLYIKELISGDEERTQPSVTSLLGFPAKCVELDVLEVNI; this is encoded by the coding sequence ATGGAAAATTTCAAAGACAGATCATTGAAATTAATTAGCTTAACCAATGGAAACATCTGTGATCATTGTCTGGGCAGGTTTTTCTACCAAAAAGTCTCAGGAAAGGACAATGAAGAAAGAGGCAGATATATCAAAACCCAACTGGCCAGTGAAGCTGAACTACCTGAAAAGACTGGAGCATGTTACCTGTGTGGAGATCTCTTTGAAACTTTAGAAACTATTGTGGAGAAGGTAATTAGCGAAATTGACGATTCAAAAATTGAATTTTCAACTTTTTTGATGGGCTGTCGTGTGCCCCCAAAAATAATTGAAAAAGAGAAGAAATTGCAGGAAGAAATTGGTTTCGAAAGTGAAAGTATAAAAAAAGAGATTAATCGCGAGTTAGGTAAGCAATTAGAAGCCCGTCTGGAGAAATTAGTAGATTTTAATAATCCTAACCTGGTATTGATGATGGATTTTACCCGGGATAAGGTGGATCTTCAGATCAACCCATTATTCCTGGAAGGCAGATACCGAAAACTTATAAGAGGCATTCCCCAGACCAAGTGGCCCTGCATGAAGTGTAAAGGGAGCGGATGTGAAAGATGCAACTTCACCGGGAAAATGTACCCTGAAACTGTGGAAGAACTGGTGGCAGAAAAAGTTCTTGAGGCTACCAAAGGAAAGGAATCCAAGTTTCATGGTGCAGGTAGAGAAGATGTGGATGTGAGGATGCTCGGCAGTGGCAGACCATTCGTACTTGAAATTAAAGAACCTAAAATACGTAATTTAAACTTGAAAGAATTGAATGATGAAATTAACAATCACTGCCAGGGTAAGGTTGAAGTTCTTAATTTAAAAATGGTAAATAAGGACCGGCGCAGTGGTGTTAAGGCATCCACTACAGAAACCTATAAAATCTACCGTGCCCTGGTGGAAGTAGAACATGAAGTGGATGAAGAGGATTTAAAGATTTTAGAATCCCTTGAAATTATAAAACAACGAACTCCCCTTCGGGTTTCTCACCGTAGAACAGATAAGATTCGCACCAGAGAAGTGAAAAATATTCAAACTAAAAAAATCGATTCAAACCATTTTGAATTAATTATCAATTGTTCAGGAGGCTTATACATCAAGGAACTCATATCGGGGGATGAGGAAAGGACTCAGCCCAGTGTTACATCTTTATTGGGTTTCCCAGCAAAATGTGTTGAACTGGATGTGCTGGAAGTTAACATTTAA